A region of Sesamum indicum cultivar Zhongzhi No. 13 linkage group LG7, S_indicum_v1.0, whole genome shotgun sequence DNA encodes the following proteins:
- the LOC110012293 gene encoding uncharacterized protein LOC110012293: protein MEIPHRPTGQRPETAPPPDPNANAFAQQGYGFVGGFGPFGGFAPVATARFGNFTLSTALGGLFPSFFNIQVHGFPDANMYGPGPGFHYGYSNAFHGGPAHGFPQRGNQQQQADSTLKFLLLIIETEFAWVSSAEGTEHLRTAVQCFAVYLVRFFGDVFSAGNFYGIS from the exons ATGGAGATTCCTCATCGCCCTACTGGACAAAGGCCTGAAACAGCTCCTCCGCCTGATCCAAATGCTAATGCTTTTGCACAGCAAGGGTATGGATTTGTGGGGGGCTTTGGCCCCTTTGGGGGTTTTGCACCTGTGGCTACCGCTAGATTTGGGAACTTTACATTGTCCACAGCACTTGGCGGCTTGTTTCCATCATTCTTTAACATTCAAGTGCATGGATTTCCCGATGCTAACATGTATGGACCAGGTCCTGGTTTTCACTATGGGTATTCGAACGCATTTCATGGTGGACCTGCTCATGGATTTCCTCAGCGTGGAAATCAGCAACAGCAGGCGGATTCTACCCTGAAGTTCCTCCTGCTGATAATTG AAACAGAGTTTGCATGGGTATCTAGTGCTGAGGGAACAGAACATCTAAGAACAGCTGTCCAATGCTTTGCAGTTTACTTG GTCCGGTTCTTCGGAGATGTGTTCTCTGCCGGGAATTTCTACGGCATAAGCTGA
- the LOC105166181 gene encoding elongation of fatty acids protein 3-like: protein MTLKFIQELNFRLSEHPSVVYFRWSPTQSWGSTWIFLITSISAYIAVSVTLHVFLLLLRRRKPVPLGPIPALHSLAMALLSATIFAGILSSSVAEIRDTRWFWRRSKTPFQWLLCFPLGTRPSGRVFFWSYVFYLSRFLHIFRTFFTILRHPQKLPHFQIFNHSILICMSFLWLEFSQSFQVLAILSMTLVFATVYGYRFATDVGLQKSSRFPLVMLCQIILVVTNLGWHVGVLVLHFLKGGCNGMGAWVFNTVLNSFVLLLVLNFYVKKCLSERDFAASGVEGKAAASEISYKLLTSSDRL, encoded by the coding sequence atgaCACTGAAATTCATCCAAGAACTGAACTTCCGGCTGTCGGAGCACCCATCCGTCGTCTACTTCCGGTGGAGCCCCACCCAATCATGGGGCTCAACTTGGATTTTCCTCATCACCTCCATCTCCGCTTACATTGCCGTCTCCGTCACCCTCCAcgtcttcctcctcctcctccgccgccGTAAGCCCGTCCCACTAGGCCCTATTCCCGCCCTCCACAGCCTGGCCATGGCCCTACTCTCCGCCACCATCTTCGCCGGGATCCTCTCCTCCTCCGTGGCGGAAATCCGCGACACCCGGTGGTTCTGGCGGCGGTCCAAAACCCCTTTTCAGTGGCTCCTCTGCTTCCCCCTCGGCACCCGCCCCTCCGGCCGCGTGTTCTTCTGGTCCTACGTGTTCTACCTATCCCGCTTCCTCCATATCTTCAGAACCTTCTTCACAATCCTCAGACACCCGCAGAAGCTCCCCCATTTTCAGATTTTCAACCACTCCATCCTCATCTGCATGTCGTTCCTCTGGCTCGAGTTCTCGCAGTCTTTCCAGGTTCTTGCGATCCTCTCCATGACTCTGGTCTTCGCGACGGTTTACGGATACAGATTCGCGACGGATGTTGGACTGCAGAAAAGCTCCAGATTCCCGCTTGTGATGCTCTGCCAGATTATTCTGGTGGTGACGAATTTGGGGTGGCATGTTGGGGTTCTCGTCCTCCATTTCTTGAAAGGCGGGTGCAATGGAATGGGGGCCTGGGTGTTCAACACCGTGCTCAACAGCTTTGTGCTTCTGCTTGTGCTCAACTTTTATGTCAAGAAGTGCTTAAGTGAGAGAGACTTTGCTGCTTCTGGAGTTGAAGGAAAAGCTGCAGCTTCAGAAATAAGCTATAAGCTGCTGACGAGCTCCGATCGATTGTGA